GTGACACTATGTGGAATCGGCAAACATTGCATCGTCATCCAAACATATCGACAACGTATTGTATTGTGATGAAGCTGGTGATTTCCACCCCTAATACATACCAGCATTTTCAGGCACGTCCACATtggtcttttccactgcagctGAAAGACACACAGTGGTTTAGTCAAAAAAGGAAGGTCATTTGAATGAAgctgaaacctttaattaccacTGACCGCCGTTGATTCACCCTCACGTTTTACACCAAACATTAAAaccacacttcagatgaagctctgcatctGTTTTCATTCACAGGATACCATGATCACGaatgaaacattaacattaaatgGAATTAGGGGCAGAATTGCacatatttgtccatttgtCACATTTGCTGGACACCAAGTCGCCTGTCACACCAAGTCCTCTGACACATCCCAAAGCTCAAGTTTTATTTCTGTTACTAGATTATGTCTAACTGTTTTACCTGTAATATAATCACACTATCCCCTCAGGATAAATCTGCAGTTATTTACATCTGCACTAGTCAGTAGGGATGTAAAGTGAAATAATCTATTTCAAATCCCAATCAGATTTAGATGTAATTTAAGGCGTAGTATTTTACTCATCATAGAAACCTGTTTCGTCTCAAGCCACGTgtgaaaaaaaaggaatgtaAACACATCGGCGTCTGCCGTCTGCTAAAAGAAGTGGGGCCTTCGTCTCTGCAGAATTTTCATGAGGATGAAGACAAAACCACTCCTTGCTACAAACGTAGTTCAACACTATCAAAAAAACCACACGCAGCAGTGGGAGCGGAgtgtttgaaaacaaaaaccagcTGCTCCCAAGGAGCCAACACTAGCTGCTTCACTTTCACAAAACAGAAGCTAATTGAAGTCTTACAGATGCAGCATTTCACAGTCGAAGTAAATAAAACAGGTTGAAAATAAATCAAGGTTCTCTTCAGGAACTTTTCACAGTGTAGGGGGATCGGGTGGCGAGTGAGCGAGCACCGCCGCTGACTCCTTAATACAGCGTTTAGGAAAGCTCCGCCCGTTTTTTGTGTAGCGCAGCAGTGCTCTGcgaaaacgtgatcagctttaatcttcttcccctgctcagtgttcgaactgttGTGCCTGGATAAATAAGAATGACTCAGTCCACattgtcctttagttctttttattccagccttttgtccgtgcctcgtaggtgtacattcacagtcagcaagttacctcaagtacaaccatttcagtgggaacttccgatttacaaaataaaaatcagttggagcaacgttgttagaatgttacattcgaaCATCTCaacagagctacagaagataggataatttaaattaggttaaattaaactaagttgatcaaaacgtaatcaataaacctgctcagattcagtaaaccattgatctctGAGAGGAAgtcaggtgacattaatgcagATCTTGCATCTTTAAAtgacataaatatttttttaaaaagcagttaGAATAATCTGTCTCTACAACTTagcttttaattgtatcttactttatttttttttacatacatttttgattaatttaggttttttttattcatttgtattttgtttccccacaggagttaaaaactaatattttctttaaaaaatgataaatatttctataaaaaaatgaaatttaaaaaaattaaagtggaaaaaaagaaatttgggaaaaaataaaatagattttatagatTTGAAACGCAGCGTAAGGGATCAAAATTAAACGTCTGGAGTCGCGATGCTGAACAGCGCTGCAAGAACCCTGCAAATGTTCTCTTTttcactttctagacattcaatcacattttttagagGGAAAAAGCATGCAAATATTGtgccaaaacatgcatgtgaggcacttttgttacatgttggggcctgattttaaataaagaaaaaaaaaagtctgatttcttttttttcccagaacGTGAATTCCAATTTTCCATCCGTTTCCCACAATCACAGAAAATCGCAGGCTTTAAGTGTCTATCACAGTGAACCAGTGACTTATGGATGTATTTGTGTCTTCTTTCAGCTGAATAAAGCCTGAATCACACTACTGCGCCATGAGCTACACCGTAGCTATAGCGTCGAAGTGACGGGGGTTAAAATTCTGCGTCGAGAAAATTATTTGCTTTCTAATTTTACTGCCATAAGAGAGTTGTGTGTggttaatagggatgtaacgattaatcgtaaggcagttaaaaattgattcataggtatcacgattgacatcaatacattgaaaattgaatcgtagtactttttttaaacagcagagggcgctatatatttatcccttctattgtccagcagtgtacgctgcaggcggaatctgctactactttctttctggccgccttatactcttaaacatgtttataaatgattccttacccctttagcaccgaaagaatatctgtaatattatgtgaatatctgtaaaagtcacgtttttctattagctctgtctgctagcatagcatctctttaTATCGGacataaatcagtgcaatgactttttttttttttttcaaaagtccaattgttaaggcacaaaatacattttcagttgcacttttaaaaagaaaaggaactattatgtagttttgcattgtttactatagaaccagaatttaaattaataggctgcttcttcatttgtattccctttttttttttatttcattcaagatttatttttagttaaattgcatcgttttgaatagtttatcaagggattcttttgagaattaaatataaaaggaaaatagtacagtattttctacccccccccccccccaaaaggaatatttttcagtcatcatttgtctacagtcccattctgtaaaataaatcaagagAGAATCGCaccgtgaacccagtatcgtgaatcgaatcgtatcgggagttgagtgaatcgttatatCCCTTGTGGTTGAACactcaaaaaaactgaaaaatagcAGTGGCGACTGGAAACGGCAAAGACCGGGTATGAGGTTTGGAGCCAACCAATCACAGCCGTTGCGGTTTGCATTGCCTAGAGATTATATGTTGGAGGCGTGCGACAGGTTTTGGTGTAGGGGCCTGCATAGAGCGCTACAAGCAAATACGATGTGTCACAGTAACATGATTTAGGTTCAACGCTTCCTAACACTAAGCATAGATGATTTAAACAACAGAAGATCCAGTTGGACTTCAGAATAAGCCTTTTAACACTCTGGAAACTGAGCATGCAAGACCTGGGAGGTCATAGGTCAAAAGGGATATAATTGTAAACAAGCTTGtttactctgttgatatttccaacctaacagtgtTTTAATAGTATTTATATCAATAATATTACATATTCAGACTCAAGGAGGAACCAGGGCTTTCCACTGAAGCCACTTTCGACAGATaagagcacttttaaaaactgatgggAGCAGCTGAGCAGCAGTAtcccctcgcttccacacagATTACACCtggtgcacaaaaacacactaccTACAGGACCTCTGCTGCGTTGATCAATAGGTCACAATGTTGGTGACAACTGAGGTACTGTACTGACCCGCTTGTAGCGCCATCCGTCGCACACTGAATGTATTACAGTCAAAACCCGGTCTGCGCACGCCCCGCGTGTGACCCTGCGTGACGCACCGGCCGATGTGACCGCGCGGCAGAACATCCACGTCACACAGGATCAGTGCTGACGTAGTAAGAGACACAGCGTGTACATCCTACAAGTTGTTTAAATCCCCTGACACAGTTgtatataatacaaaaataaaaatgattaacaaAAAGTAACAGACTGAACAGAATGGTTAAGTGACATAGTAACACGTAGAGGTTTGAGTGACGCAGGCTAGCACAGGCGGCGGTCATCACTGTGTAACACACTGACCACATTAAGACAACATAAGCCCGGTACGAGCCCCCCGGTGACCGGGCACCGGCAGGAGTCCACTGAACACTGATAGGAGTTGTCCGGGCACCGGTGGGAGCTCTTCGGGCACGGCAACGGTCGAAGGCCGGTCCTGTCCGTTGCTTCTCATGCGGCGTGTCTGATCAAGCTAGCACACTAGCAGCTACAGCTAACGAATCCAACGTGAGAGCTCGCACTCACCTGTAGTATCGCCGCTCCCCTCGTACGTCTTCAGAGCAAACGTAGGTACAAACTCCGCGGCGTTCACGTTGGGCACGAAGGGCTTGGCATTGATGTTCAGGGCGGTGAAGGCCGGCTCCAGTCCGTCCTCTGCGGCCTCCACATCGTCCTGCTGCTCCCAGCAGTCCGGGGCAGTGTCTCCGGACTCCATCGTGGCTCTTCTCTGTGGTCTAAAGCCCGCTACTAGGCTCGGCCCTGGAGCGGCGGAGAGCTGTCCGACGGCTCTTGTGTTCCCGGGGCAGGTACGGTCTGCTGCCGGTCTCTGTCGGTCTAGACTCCACACGCGATATCCGACTCAGCACTCCCACAGTCCGCGTGAGCTTCTGCATGCCCCTGACTCTGCGTGGCCCAACGGAACTCTGGGAAATGAAGTCTTATTCTCAAGCAGGACGCGTGTGCTTCTCTGCTGACGAACAAATGAGAACTACAACATCCATAAAGCTCAGAAAACACGGTCTCCATCTGGGCCCACGTAGTTTCTGTTTACGAATCCGCACATTCGACACAATTAACATACACAGTAGAGCGTTTCATTATAAACTACCTGAACATCACACATAATAATATAGTTATATAATTTACGCAATCAGGACCACTGGGATCGACTTTTGAGTTTAAGAATTTCATTCTTagaattctggaaaaaaaaaatgacaaaaaattccCAATAAGTCCGGGTTGGGCCTACCGCAGAAAAACTAAGATACTGAGCTTAAGAAAGGATGCTGTTTATATTGATACACAATATAAGCCATACAGTTATAAACACGTGTCGTAAATCAGACATTTAATCTGAATTTAGAGACCAGAATTTTTAGttaatctattaaaaaaaaattgctatatAAACATTTACCATTATAAAATAtcttgcttaaaatgtttaattttctgCACAGGTTCTGTTCTGTTGCATTGGCAGTGGAGGGAAGGATATGATTTTATATCAACTTATCTCACCTTAGTTCAAtctttgaatcgatttttgtaattaattaaattagatAATTACACCATTGTTTAGTAATTCATACTTGGGTCAGCATCTTAACTATTCTAAGGGTAAAACTAGGGGGGGTATTCCATAAATCCACAAACTAACTTCTTTTAAATGCTTCTAAAAACTACACCAccatattttttccacttggaaaaaaagaatttatttaaaataaaataaaaaaaaacagttgtcaCAATGAGAAATATTTCTAATTGCTTTTTAATCAAATGACAGACATATTTATTAGAATCATTCAGCTTCATTGACAGCACAGGAAAGCAACAGTCATCACCATCAGGACAGGTGTAGGGCAGCCGGGCCTGTGGACTTTTACATTCAACAGTCTTTACTGAGACTCCTCCTCCTGCAGCCAGCAGACATACATCATCATCAGTCATTCTTTAGAACTACACATAAGGTGCTCGTTTGGAGAACTCCACCAAGAACAAAGATTTAATTCAGACGTGTACAGATGGAGCTCGGCTACTGATGTAATAAAGATGAGAAGAAGAATCCCTGAGATGGTCCAGCAAAAGGAAGGACCTTTGGACCAATCAGCAGTACTCTGACACTTCAACAGGGAACACCTTCTTTTTGACTTCATGCACAGATTGTAAAaacattgtacattttaaatattcagTAAGTACAAATGAAAACAGTTAAAGTGGGATTGGTTGGTTCAACAAATTTATGATAACTGTAAAAATTGTAGTGTGtttcttttgcttttttccAATAAAGAGAGCACTGCAGCGTTAATATTTGGTCACCAAATCCTGATAAtaaactttttgaaatattCTGACAAAGTTTTCATAGTGCACGTGATAAACAGGACCGGGAAAACAGGACGGACTGTCACTGAGGAAGGTTCAAAATTTACACTGAGCCTGGAATGTGGCAACACCAACAAAATTCAATAAATTAGGCACTACAGTACCACTTTGTACCACAGGGTGGTGAAGTAGTCGCGAGCGTTAATTAGGATGCGTGAAAATGAGCTTGGCTTAATTATATAATTTCCATTTCACAGCAGTTTGTGTCATGTGACCTGACAGTGTAGACAATGAGTGCAGGAATTGTCCTGATGAACTGAATGAAGCGGTCAGAGTGGTTGTACTGTTCACtctcagagaagaagaagaggagaaagAAGAAGCCCCAAAAACATCCAGCAGCAAACAGAAGGAACATCTTCAAATATTAAATCCACTCATACTTCCTGTTCAGAACTCCAGGGATGACTTTATAAAGGACGGGATTTGGTTTTGATCACAAATCACCACATTGAATAATTGACTCAGAGCTGTGAGACAGTGTGGACACTTCAAAGACAAGAAGATTCATTTACACATCAGGCCTTCAACCCCAGCCGCCTTTTTCAGTGCAACCACAAAGTACACCACTAGCTGCAGCTCGGGAAGAAACTTGGAGAGGAGACGGACACCAAAGTGAGCAGAGAAACTGCTGGGAGTTCACAGTGTGGGACGAAAGTTGGACCAACAGCCCAAAGCTGCTCGGAAAGCTTCTCCATCCCAATCCCAGTAGAAGCACCAGCAGAGGTGGTCCTAGCTCTGGCCCTGGTCCGCCTGGGAGACACCATCCTGCTCCGCGTCCTCCTGCTCCGCGTCCTCCTGCTCCGCGTCCTCCTGCTCCGCGTCCTCCTGCTCCGCGTCCTCCTGCTCCGCGTCCTCCTGCTCCGCGTCCTCCTGCTCCGTGTCCTCCCGCTCCGTGTCCTCCCGCTCCGTCTCCTCAGCGATGACATCACTCAGTGTGTGCTGTGAAGTATCTGAGGTGGTTGTTGAGGTGTCAGGGTGggagctgctgctctgaggGCTCAGGTTCCAATCCTCGGCTGCTTCAGTGGAGTTGCTGGAGCTGGTGTCACTGGTGTTGGATCGGCGGAATAATCTTTGACCTGTGACACACCAAAATGCACTGTTAGGTTTCAGAGCAGTGCTTCTCTGAACATCAGAGATGAGAAACTTCATACTGGGTGTCTGAATGCAGCAGCTGAAGCAGCATTAGAGCCTCTGCACATTTAgggtttcttttaaaataagaaCATCAGCTCAGAGGTGAAAAAAATCCTTTCCGTATAAActacaattttaaaaagaacCTTAAACAGAACTGGAAGTTGGGTCTTACAAAAGAGAAAGTTCTGGATGCATCAGAATGGAGGCATCTCTGAGAGTAGTTGGTATAAAGATAATAAAGATGATTTTATCCAGCTCTGTAGGCTTCTTCAGTTTGAGTTATCAGCGCCAAGGTGAAGCTAAAGGAGGCTGTGCAAGATCCTCTGTGTGCAACACATGGTGAATATGGTCATTCACCAAAAACCAAGCGGCAACGAGTGAAATTCAACATTGAAATGctaaatttaacattaaaacagGCAGTGCTGCATCTTTCCCCCCACAGGGTAGGAAGAAGGCCTACCTGCTGATCTCTTTGAGGAGGAAGTGGGAGTGTCCTGCACAGAAATCTTGTCCGTTTGGGCTTTGGTCAAGTAGGTCGCATCTGTTGAATCCACTGAACCTGAGAACGTACAACAGAGAAACCATTCCTGAGGACTAacatatttctatttttctgtcttggCACAGGGAGCTTTATCTCCTGGTTTTGGTCTAAATACATGTTGTAAACATTACCTGCAGCAAGGTTGAACGTCCTTCCTTTTATGGAGCTCTGAAGAGGAGACAGCCAGTTCAACACAGAGCCCACCACAGGAAGCTGTCTGAGCAAACCCTGcagcacacagacacagagcaAGTCCAACACATGTCACGGCACTGAACGCACGCACTgaacgcacgcacgcgcacacacctcctccagcagCTTATCCTCACTGGCCTtctggagctgctgctctgcttcCAGGATGCCTTTCCTCACCACCTCGGTCATGTTCTCCAACAGCTGAAACAAAGAAAAGCAGCACATGGGACACAGAGTGGAACTTACTGGATGTTAAAGGATATCATGCACCTGATTAGCAATAGAACAATAGAACCCCAGCACTTCGTGTCACAGAGCTAGGTCCTTACCCGTCCGTTCTCCTCGATTTCTCTTCCAAAGGCTGCAATGGTGTCCACCAGCTCTGAAATGTCTACATCCTCCGTCACCAGTCCCACATAAACACAGTCCTGCTCCGCCCCCGTCTCAGGGCCTGGGATGGGATGAAGGCAAGGAAATGTGTTATTTAGTCTCATTCAGTCTCTCTTATTGCAGCAGGTCGTTACCTGCGGAGAAGATGATGTCCGTGTTCAGCTCCTGCAGCTTCTTCAGCAGTGCGTAGTTGATCTTCTGCAGCTCCTGCTTCCTCCTGCTTTCATCCATCCCCTCAGCCTGAGGTTCAAACCTGCACAACACACCAGCTCACATCGTTTCAACACACGTGCCCTTTAGAGCAGAAACGAGCTACTTTTAtaacaaaactgtgattgtatctgatccgagggtcacatgatcaacattcatgtcagcatttagaataatgaccaatcagtatgttgtcatttcatttttgtgtatctcTGTTGTTGCCTTGTCTATATTTGGAGtaactttatgtgtttttgttttccttttgtgtctttatctgtaattttgaaatttacaagtcattttgttgtcgttttgtaaattttttgtaattttgtagatGTCTTCTATATTTTCAGAGTGatagtgttgtctttttgtcccctttttttggcattttgggtgttttcctgtaatgtatgtttttttgcactttttgtcTCATCGTTTCTGATTTTGCACAGGCGGTAGAAGACCATGAGTTCAGAGTTCGGTGGTTTTctattttaataatattgtaCTTCATCTTGAAGTGATCATGTATAGTGTTCAGGGAGACAATAACGTATAGTACAGATAATGTATTGTGAAAAATCCATGGTCATGTTTTtgacataataataaaatagaatacaTGTTTTATATTACAACTGTTAAATCTGTGTCTGTATCACATATTCAAACCTTCATGCTATTCCATAACAGACTAATGGATATTTCAAATCACTGGATATTCTGGAGAaacatttagtcgactaaaatactTAGGACTAGACTAAGAATAAAACTCTTGATAATtagtgactaaaactaaatggtTTGTTtagactaagactaaatcagaatttgctgtcaaaattaacactgtcgACTGTGTGATTGAGTAAAGTCATCAAGCTCACCTGACAGCTCCAAGGCCCGGCCAGGCCAACTCTTCCACGTACATGAGCAGAGGCGCTCGTCGGTGCGTCTCTTCTCTGAAGTCCTGTCTGAGACACACTGTGGAGCTCATCACAGGCACCAGCACCGTCAGCCTGTCCACCAGTTCGTCCACGTCCTCCTGCTGTGTACCCAGGACTGAGGACAGGTCCGGGTCAGCATCAGGACTTGGATGATTCACAGTAAAGAAGAGCAGCTGTGGCATTACCTGCTGCAGTTAGGAGAGGACTGAAGCGAACACAGGGACCTTCGTCTTCCAGCTCCACCACGTCCACTCCACAGGAGGACACCATCTGAGACAGCTGCTCCCCCAGCTTCACCAAGCAGTCAAATGACACACAGTTAGTCCATCCCTGTTCCATCTAACCTCTAAAGGTTGGTGTCAATGCTCTCACCCATCTATTGAAGGTATCAAGGACTTCCTTCTCACCAGCACAAAGAGCTTCCCCTGACCTGCCACCCAATGCTGATGGAAAGGGAAAACAAAGTCAGACCTGATGTCACCAACACCAGTCTGAATAATTCTGCTTCAAACCATTTTTACCTCCACTCATGTCCTGGGAGAACCTGAAGAGCACCACAGGAGAGCTGAGATCATCCTCTACCTAATACACAAAGAACATGTCACACAGGACAAGCAAAGAAAGCTGGATTCTGGTTCCAGTGGATCAAAGAGGGAGACGCTCATTTATCTTATTAGTGTGAGTGTGAAAAATGAATGATGCAGATGTGGTTATACAGGACTAgcagttagcattagcctgaTGACAGCTTCATAAGCAGAACTAAAGGTTTGTCCAACGTCCATGTGGACAAACTTCCAGTTCATCTTCAGAGACTGAGCGTGTCAGGATTAGTTCATGAGCAGGACAGTGAAATACAGCTTTGTTAGAgcgacacaaacacacaaccgAGTCCTGACAGGCTGGAAACGCGCACACAGTCTACCGGCACCACTAATGTTAGTTTAAATCAGcagttctcaaactggggtcaGAGGACTTAAGCTATAGCTCGGGGATACTTTTCTAAAAACTATCATTCATGatgtatcataacaaaaatggtCAAAGTCCCTATTGTGGACCAATGCAGCCataaaacaaacagtaaatgATCACTGCTGCATCACTGTGAAGAATCTCAATTGATataaaatcatacaaaaactactacatattttatccaTTGGTAATACTTGAAACACATGTTATGTTGTACTAGAGAGACCTTAAATATTAAAGTGGAAACGTTCAAAGAAGAGATCATTCCTATTGCATTTAGGAACACAAATGGCagtaaattgtatttaaattaagTGAATATTATGAGGGGGTCCTTAAAAATGTTCCCCCTGTAAGGAGAACTAGTTTAGAGTCTAAATGCAATGGTCTAAACTTTAGACCATTACATATACAGCGAAAAACTGTTAGGAGGGTGAGGCTTGATCCACCGGAAAGAAGAACCAGAGACGGACAGGATCATTGACATCACCGCGAAACCAAAAAACCCCAGCCcgacacacacaggcacacacccCTCTGCCCTCTAACACTATGCTTGATCACTGCACTAGGGTCATCAGGTGTCAGTGAACAAGCCCAGATCTGTCAGTATGTGAGTGTTGGCCAACATAGTTACCATTGTCAATGCCTCCAGCAAAGTCATCTCTGTCTCAAGCACGTTCTACAAACACAAACGGGTTCGTCTTTGAGCCACTTTCTGCTTCCTGTGTCAGAGAACATATTCCTGTGCTGGTGTTTACTCTGACCCTTTTTATGATCTCACTTTTTGAAGTAGATAGAGCACAAACTTATGTctttaaataatgaattacTGAACAGAagagcttttcaaaataaaatgtaagcaGCTGTATAAGTGATGGTGTCACGCCAAGAGCTCAGAGTAGCAGTTTGATCCTGGTTGCCGcctacaaaacagcagagttggaactgtcgccctctgcggtcacagatttttttggctcaCGGATTTcgtttatcaaattttggtaaacaaaagaggtttacatcagcctttttaacttttactgatttttacaGCAACCAAAGGCAGCACAAGATGTCATTTTGACGGAAAAAgatgctaaatgatcctgaatgcctTCACTCCTATAGAACTTAGAAGGGGCGATTGGcatcatcaatgatgtcatttcaacatggtggcGCACAGACTCAAAAACgctaaagtagtcccattttaaaaagttaataaaacaaatatgatgtgaaataatgcgttttgttaggcacagatcttctaataaggacatttcaaaggtttgaggccacatttgtaaaagcagtggaggatccctttaaagaagAATCACTGATGAATGTGAGGTAAATTAGGTTATTAATTTAAGACGCAGACTAGTTGCTGATTAAAGATCACATAAACATTCCACTGAGAATAGAGCACCTACCGATGTCTTGATGGAGGCCAGAGGTTTTAACTTCATCAGAAGGTGTTTACTCTGAGGAGAGGACACACAAAACTCAGGTCACAGAGACACACAACAAAGCTCCACAAAAGCAGAACACATGATTCCTTTGCCTGGGAGCAAAGAAGAACAGTAAAACTTTAGAACAGTAATGTAATCCAATCTTACCAAAGCTGTAGCATGGCTGATCTTTTCAACAATTCCATTTTGCCCCAGATACTGCAAGGAGAGCCACAGAGGCAGCGCTCGTAGCTTCTCCACTGGTTGGCTGGAGGTCAGGCCTGCTGCCAGGGACTGGAACACAGAACAGAACCAGACCCATGTTTACTGCTGGAGGTCCCATGTCTCCTCACAGCTACTGAAAACCTCTGATATCAGCAATGTTGGGCCTTTCCAAACATGCAACTCTCAAGCTACGTGCGGTTATTTGCCCCTTACTTGCAGCTCTGAGTCTCTCCCTTTGCACTCCCAGTTTATCCAGTAATAAAACTCCTAATAAGTGTGGTGAGTGATGTTTAAATTCAATTTGCCTTTAACTGGTGACAGAGTCTAAACAGCACCTGTAATTTGTCCAAAACACAAGTACCTACAAAGTATTTAGCATTATATAAGTCAACTTTTACAATGTGCACGACAAGAGCAAGAAAGCTGCAGCTGCTTATCTTTCTCTAAAATAGGTGATGATTTAAAGCCTGGAGTCAGAAAATCATTATCACAACCACTGGCTTGGTAAACAGCACCCGTTATATATTATGTGATGGTTATAaatcagaggtgggcaacttctatcacagcaagggctttgtgtgttttttct
The Gouania willdenowi chromosome 8, fGouWil2.1, whole genome shotgun sequence genome window above contains:
- the pdxdc1 gene encoding pyridoxal-dependent decarboxylase domain-containing protein 1 isoform X1, with protein sequence MMVDSTLAQIEKNLSEAMSILGDEQREPQMKREKAGFSWTSIPGPLQRDGQDVATIVHQVHNLIHEKMEGEEPLCQHRVQSVGEQGHMALLGHSLAAYISMLDRERLRRLSTRILSDTTLWLCRLFRYENASVCFHEDDRDGLVKVCRLLLNARYEEFACEGYTVLSSKQPVIYQSASCRPGLGQHTCSQLGLPLSSLCTVPCNTVFGSQHQMDVALLDKLIQEDSDAGKLPLLLIANAGTPGAGHTDKLSRLKELCDQHGMWLHVEGVNLATLVLADVSSAVMAATRSDSMTLTPGRWLGLPAVPSVTLYRHEDPALSLAAGLTSSQPVEKLRALPLWLSLQYLGQNGIVEKISHATALSKHLLMKLKPLASIKTSNVLETEMTLLEALTMVEDDLSSPVVLFRFSQDMSGALGGRSGEALCAGEKEVLDTFNRWLGEQLSQMVSSCGVDVVELEDEGPCVRFSPLLTAAVLGTQQEDVDELVDRLTVLVPVMSSTVCLRQDFREETHRRAPLLMYVEELAWPGLGAVRFEPQAEGMDESRRKQELQKINYALLKKLQELNTDIIFSAGPETGAEQDCVYVGLVTEDVDISELVDTIAAFGREIEENGRLLENMTEVVRKGILEAEQQLQKASEDKLLEEGLLRQLPVVGSVLNWLSPLQSSIKGRTFNLAAGSVDSTDATYLTKAQTDKISVQDTPTSSSKRSAGQRLFRRSNTSDTSSSNSTEAAEDWNLSPQSSSSHPDTSTTTSDTSQHTLSDVIAEETEREDTEREDTEQEDAEQEDAEQEDAEQEDAEQEDAEQEDAEQEDAEQDGVSQADQGQS